A window from candidate division KSB1 bacterium encodes these proteins:
- a CDS encoding O-antigen ligase family protein, whose product MRIVAEILIVLGGYVWAFSTPDPLGWLVALAVAFCPLQIGLIVYYYNGLFVSDFFLLGALFLFLASSRERLRWSPRGLGIPFVLFLAWLLISSLVAQYPSSRSVALSEWTRFLRGYLMFVVVFSASLQPARFRRILWALVAGVFWEGFVAFLQWRRGYAGLAFLGEQRIAWRATGLFAHPTMFGEYVAMLAPLTVRLLVTHPFRPPWKRGLFTAGFLIVLGGLLGSYARAGWLGTGMGVVVAFGLPLLKMRAKLIARYKGPLIVLVLIGALGIVRYAPVLQKQFTDPARKRSANVRKPLSWVAMEMSKDRALFGVGLGNYRNNSWRYVPKVYPRAEAIGFDSWDELMQVVHNSYLLLSSEGGAFALLCFVLMILWLLRDAFLLGWRATGLIQNIGLGALGGLFAFSVVMFASPNMYQEPFLMCFWALAGL is encoded by the coding sequence GTGCGCATTGTCGCGGAGATCTTGATCGTTCTCGGGGGCTACGTGTGGGCTTTCAGCACACCGGACCCACTGGGGTGGCTGGTGGCGCTTGCCGTGGCATTCTGTCCCCTCCAAATCGGTCTGATCGTCTACTACTACAACGGGTTGTTTGTCTCGGACTTCTTCCTGTTGGGGGCCCTGTTTCTGTTCCTTGCGTCGTCGAGGGAGCGCTTGCGCTGGAGTCCCAGGGGTTTGGGTATTCCTTTCGTCTTGTTTCTGGCCTGGCTCCTCATCAGCTCCCTCGTCGCCCAGTATCCGAGTTCGCGCAGCGTAGCCCTGAGCGAATGGACGCGGTTTTTGCGCGGATACTTGATGTTTGTGGTGGTGTTCTCGGCCAGTCTTCAGCCGGCGCGCTTCCGTCGCATTCTTTGGGCCCTTGTGGCCGGGGTGTTCTGGGAAGGGTTCGTTGCTTTTCTGCAGTGGCGAAGAGGCTACGCCGGATTGGCGTTCCTGGGCGAGCAAAGGATAGCCTGGAGGGCTACGGGGCTTTTTGCACATCCCACCATGTTTGGCGAGTATGTCGCCATGCTTGCTCCTCTGACCGTCCGCCTGCTGGTTACTCATCCCTTCCGTCCTCCCTGGAAAAGGGGTCTTTTCACCGCAGGTTTCCTGATTGTACTCGGGGGCCTTCTGGGCTCCTACGCCCGGGCCGGATGGCTAGGCACCGGCATGGGTGTTGTCGTGGCATTTGGTCTGCCCCTGCTCAAGATGCGGGCCAAGCTTATCGCGCGCTACAAGGGACCCCTGATCGTCCTGGTCCTCATAGGCGCGCTGGGCATCGTGCGTTACGCGCCCGTGCTACAGAAGCAGTTCACGGATCCTGCGCGCAAGCGGTCCGCCAATGTGCGGAAACCCCTGAGTTGGGTAGCCATGGAGATGTCGAAGGACCGGGCTCTTTTTGGAGTCGGGCTCGGGAACTACAGGAACAATAGCTGGAGGTATGTCCCAAAGGTGTATCCCCGCGCCGAAGCGATTGGCTTCGACTCCTGGGACGAACTCATGCAGGTGGTGCACAATTCCTACTTACTTCTGTCTTCCGAGGGAGGAGCTTTTGCCCTCCTCTGCTTCGTACTCATGATTCTATGGCTTCTGCGAGACGCTTTCCTCCTCGGGTGGCGGGCTACCGGCCTTATCCAAAACATAGGGCTGGGTGCCTTGGGTGGGCTGTTTGCTTTCTCAGTAGTCATGTTCGCCAGCCCTAACATGTACCAGGAACCCTTCCTGATGTGCTTTTGGGCTCTGGCCGGGTTA
- a CDS encoding oligosaccharide flippase family protein, producing the protein MTRFTPGLRGRWRPRRWVGPLREQVGLLYLVAGQASLVLLGYVTNVFVARSLGPEETGRFGVVMSILTWIEVLIIDGAPQALRRYVAMRPQSARTIVLATTPAQLRFALLVFAASFLSSPLLARALRDSSYTFLFQIAFLDVLLYAAYWYVNGVLHGLKRFGDLFWMITGYALGKCVLTIVLIGMGLRAEGALLANALASAVGAAVGMAFVSRAQLGLSEWSEAEEFWSFSRWNVVYGLLTSLLPSVDLWCVRYFGTDYQAGLYTVAGSIAKVPYFLALAFMSFALPSLASQVGEVLHDGAALRRHWRAVHTSALLTFLPMVLLVELFARPLIVILFGSAYLGALPILRILFPGTVLYSFLLLENTRVMAIHGMVPTLRTVALTTVVTVVAVVYGAYRAGALGAAMAFASAMALGYVLARRV; encoded by the coding sequence GTGACCCGGTTCACTCCGGGCCTCCGAGGACGATGGCGGCCCCGCCGCTGGGTAGGACCGCTACGGGAGCAAGTGGGGCTTCTCTACCTCGTGGCCGGCCAGGCAAGCCTGGTGCTCCTGGGCTACGTCACGAATGTGTTCGTTGCGCGCAGCCTGGGGCCGGAAGAGACCGGTCGGTTTGGCGTGGTGATGTCCATCCTCACGTGGATTGAGGTGCTGATCATTGACGGGGCGCCCCAGGCTTTGCGGAGATACGTGGCGATGCGCCCCCAGAGTGCCCGGACAATTGTCCTAGCCACGACCCCTGCTCAGCTCCGGTTCGCGTTGCTGGTGTTCGCGGCTTCCTTTCTGTCCTCGCCTTTGCTTGCGCGGGCATTGAGGGATTCGTCGTATACCTTTCTCTTCCAGATCGCTTTCCTCGACGTCTTGCTCTACGCGGCCTACTGGTACGTCAATGGGGTTCTCCACGGCCTAAAGCGATTTGGCGATCTCTTCTGGATGATCACGGGCTATGCCCTGGGCAAATGCGTGCTGACCATTGTCCTGATAGGGATGGGCCTGCGCGCGGAGGGCGCTCTTCTGGCCAATGCCCTGGCCTCAGCAGTGGGTGCCGCTGTGGGGATGGCCTTCGTCAGCCGAGCCCAGCTGGGGCTCAGCGAGTGGTCCGAGGCCGAAGAATTCTGGAGCTTTTCCCGATGGAACGTTGTCTACGGCCTCCTGACCTCTCTCCTGCCCAGCGTGGACCTGTGGTGCGTGCGCTATTTCGGGACGGACTATCAGGCGGGGTTGTACACGGTTGCAGGTTCGATCGCTAAGGTGCCGTACTTTCTGGCCCTGGCGTTCATGTCCTTTGCACTACCCTCCCTGGCCTCGCAGGTGGGAGAGGTTCTCCACGATGGCGCGGCCCTCCGCAGGCATTGGCGAGCCGTTCACACCTCGGCCCTATTGACCTTTCTGCCTATGGTGCTCCTGGTCGAGCTCTTTGCCCGGCCGCTAATCGTGATTCTTTTCGGTTCAGCGTACCTGGGCGCTCTACCGATCTTGCGCATCCTGTTTCCCGGGACGGTGCTTTACTCGTTTCTTCTTCTCGAGAACACCCGCGTGATGGCCATACACGGCATGGTTCCAACATTGAGGACCGTTGCGCTTACGACCGTCGTGACCGTGGTGGCGGTGGTTTACGGCGCTTACCGGGCGGGTGCCCTGGGCGCAGCTATGGCCTTTGCCTCGGCCATGGCTCTCGGCTACGTCCTTGCCCGCCGGGTGTGA